One stretch of Hevea brasiliensis isolate MT/VB/25A 57/8 chromosome 12, ASM3005281v1, whole genome shotgun sequence DNA includes these proteins:
- the LOC110652312 gene encoding uncharacterized protein LOC110652312 — protein sequence MDFSAALSDHLAQNVLKECHTKIPATKQAPSPRTHSCSSSSSFSSCSSSYFPDDSPPSPSNPLRFSGVPFSWEHSPGIPKKPSQKKKDSTLVKVLPLPPHTSKRFNLEEVGIRKKNSNESFGNDPFFTALVECSKGDDDDEESVTVSNFWNVTKVSRSISDRFGFINLYNSCKGASDVSESIVYLPRSSRTSYDHHLITRRSR from the coding sequence ATGGATTTCTCAGCAGCTCTTAGTGATCACCTTGCCCAAAATGTTCTGAAAGAATGCCACACTAAAATTCCGGCAACCAAACAGGCTCCCTCTCCTCGAACTCATTCCTGTTCTTCATCATCTTCCTTCTCTTCATGCTCTTCCTCATATTTTCCCGACGACTCCCCGCCTAGTCCCTCCAACCCGCTTCGATTTTCTGGCGTTCCATTTTCTTGGGAACATTCGCCAGGAATTCCCAAGAAACCAAGTCAAAAGAAAAAGGACTCCACATTAGTGAAAGTCCTTCCATTGCCTCCTCATACCTCAAAACGATTCAACTTGGAGGAAGTTGGAATCAGAAAGAAGAATTCTAACGAAAGCTTTGGAAATGATCCTTTCTTCACTGCATTAGTTGAATGTTCCAagggtgatgatgatgatgaagaatcTGTTACTGTTAGTAACTTCTGGAATGTTACAAAGGTGTCAAGAAGCATCAGTGACAGGTTTGGATTCATAAATCTTTACAATTCCTGTAAAGGAGCTTCTGATGTTTCTGAGTCAATAGTATACCTTCCAAGATCATCAAGAACATCATATGATCATCATCTAATTACTCGCCGGTCTCGCTGA